DNA from Desertibacillus haloalkaliphilus:
TTGGTAGTATAGGAAACCGCCTGCGATGAGTATGAATAGAAGTACGACGGTAAAGGTAATGATCATTGCTTTTTTCATTTGTGACCTCCGAAAGAATACGTCTTTTGTTAGTTTATCACAATTTTTTCCATTTGTGTGTAGGTAATGGTGCCATTACGGGGCACTTTTTCTGTATTTGGGTCATAGACTATGGGTATCGAGCGTATCGGTTGAAGGAGGGGGAGTCTTTTGTTTGAGCGCAATATTTATGATCACTACCAGTTTCATTGTGAAGAGCGGATGATGATTGGTGATTATGAAGGTTTTCTGAGTCAGCGAAATCTCTATATAGTGATTCCATGTAAGTATATTGATAACATGCAGGCTGGCTTGCAAATGGCCACACATTTGCGTACGAACGGTGAAGAAGCGATTGCCGAGCTTGTGCCGACGGTAAGCGGCGAAGAGGTAGCCGCGGTCGATGGTGAGGATGTCTATCTCTTCCATTTACCTGAGACGAATCAGCGCCAGCAGGGTCAATCAGGCGCATTTGAATTAGGGCAGGAGTTAGCGCTCTTTCATCAGAAAGGTGTTGGCTTTACGGCGCAGCGAGATGATTATAATTATTTTGGCATGTGGAAAGTATTCTGGGAGAAGCGCTTAGATCAGTTGGAGCGCTGGTACAGCTACATTGAAAGTCAGCCGCAGAAAAGTGTTGTTGACCAAGAATTTCTCGTCTCTTTTCCTTATTATTTAGGAATGGCCGAGAATGCGATCCAATATGCGGTCGACAGTGACCTCGATGAAGGCTATCGCAGAAGAGAGGGCGGGACGATTTGTCATAAGCGTTTTTCCGATCGAACGTGGCTGACAGCGTCACCATCACAAGGTGCGATCAAGCTGCCAAGTGAATTGATCTTTGACCACCCAACGCGTGATCTAGCGGAATGGCTGCGTTCGACTTCATTAAGTGGAGACGTAACAACACATGAAATCATTAACTTTTTAGATGGATATGAACAAAAACAACCGCTCTCAAAGTATGCTTGGCGGATGATTTATGCGCGTCTATTGTTTCCACTCACTTATTTTGAGACAGTTGAGCACTATTATCAAAGCCAAACAAGGCAGCTACAGATTCAATATGAGCAGCAATTTTTTGATGTCCTTCGCCATGAAGAGGAAAATGAGGCGTTCTTACGAGACTTTTTTTACGTACTGAACTTGCCAGCATCACAAATTGGTATTCCGGTTGTTGATTGGTTAGCGTAAGTGTGAGATGATGAAGGAAAAAAGGAGCAGGAGAGCATGAAACCTTACGTATACATTACCCGAAAAGTTCCAGAAAGCGTTCTACAACCATTGCAGGAAATAGCTGAAGTTGGTATGTGGCCACACGAAGATCAGCCTGTTCCTAGAGATGTTTTACTAAAAGAAGCGGCGCGCGCTGAAGGTTTATTTACGATGGTGTCTGACCAGATTGATGCAGAAGTTCTTAACGCTGCGCCAAAATTAAAAGTCGTGGCAAACATGGCGGTGGGATACGATAACATCGCCGTAGCGGAAGCGACCGAGAAAGACATCATGGTTTGTAATACGCCAGATGTACTAACAGATACGACCGCAGATTTAACATTTGCGCTCTTAATGGCCTCAGCGAGACGGGTCGTTGAAGCATCAGGTTATATCCGCGACAACCGCTGGATCAACTGGAGTCCGCTTTTACTCGCTGGACATGATATCCATCACAAAACGATTGGAATTGTCGGTATGGGGCGGATCGGCCAGGCGACGGCAAAGCGTGCGACAGGTTTTGATATGAAGATCCTTTATCATAACCGCTCACGCAATGAAAAGGCGGAACAGGAGCTTGGTGCAACGTACTGCAGTCTTGATGAACTACTTGAACAAGCTGATTTTGTCGTTTGCCTTGCACCTCTTACGTCTGAGACGAAAGCGTTGTTTTCAACAGAGGCA
Protein-coding regions in this window:
- the yutH gene encoding spore coat putative kinase YutH produces the protein MFERNIYDHYQFHCEERMMIGDYEGFLSQRNLYIVIPCKYIDNMQAGLQMATHLRTNGEEAIAELVPTVSGEEVAAVDGEDVYLFHLPETNQRQQGQSGAFELGQELALFHQKGVGFTAQRDDYNYFGMWKVFWEKRLDQLERWYSYIESQPQKSVVDQEFLVSFPYYLGMAENAIQYAVDSDLDEGYRRREGGTICHKRFSDRTWLTASPSQGAIKLPSELIFDHPTRDLAEWLRSTSLSGDVTTHEIINFLDGYEQKQPLSKYAWRMIYARLLFPLTYFETVEHYYQSQTRQLQIQYEQQFFDVLRHEEENEAFLRDFFYVLNLPASQIGIPVVDWLA
- a CDS encoding 2-hydroxyacid dehydrogenase; this encodes MKPYVYITRKVPESVLQPLQEIAEVGMWPHEDQPVPRDVLLKEAARAEGLFTMVSDQIDAEVLNAAPKLKVVANMAVGYDNIAVAEATEKDIMVCNTPDVLTDTTADLTFALLMASARRVVEASGYIRDNRWINWSPLLLAGHDIHHKTIGIVGMGRIGQATAKRATGFDMKILYHNRSRNEKAEQELGATYCSLDELLEQADFVVCLAPLTSETKALFSTEAFKEMKSSAIFINASRGGLVDEDALYDALKDGEIAGAGLDVFASEPIKADHPLLQFENVTALPHIGSASLETRMKMAEMTVTNIANVLNGHAPVAVVNEDLVEKKGSNASS